The following nucleotide sequence is from Malania oleifera isolate guangnan ecotype guangnan chromosome 4, ASM2987363v1, whole genome shotgun sequence.
AATTTGTTCTTTAGAAACTTACAACTATTGGAGGAACAAGGGAAACAAAGTCACGTGGCACAAAgaggtttggaaatgtggtagCTTGCTTAAACATGTGTTCACATTGTGGTTGGGAATGAAAGGGAAACTTTTTACAAGTGATAAACTACTTATTGAAGGGGTTGACCAGAACTGTGTATTTTACAGAACTGATACTGAGACTATTGACCATATCTTTTTTAgatctaaattttttaaaattgtgtggGATCTTGTCATGGGGTTCACTAGAGTTATGTCATCCTTGAAAATTGCTTTGAAATGGTTGCATAAGGAGGCAAAGAgcacataaattaaatttattggaAAGAAGATTTGCTTGACTATTATTGTGTACTTCCTCTACAATTTCAGGAACAAAAGGAAGTTTGAAGGCAAATCAATTGAACTAGAGGGTCTGTTTAAGGTGATTCAGAGTCACACTTATAGATCTGTTTACGATAAATTTGGATTGTACTCCTTTGATTGAGTTTTGGATTGCTTGTTTCTACTTTTGGTTGTTTTGTTTCATTTGGCCTCTTGGCTCATGAGTTTGTCCACTGTATATTGTAAatatccattttgatcaatacTATTTATCATTaactgatatatatacatatatatatatatttatttatatttatatacaatgaCTTGAGTATACAACCCACCTGATTTGATCCTAAATGACataaatgtaaaataataataataatattaataacaatagcAACAATAATGAGACTTAAATATATTAGTAACTTGGtcaatagtattattattttttatttaatgaaaaataagatATATAAATACCTTGAGTGACACTTTGAAAGTTTGAGACTAGCATCTTTAAGGTAacatgttattttattttacacTTGATAGCTAAAGCAAACTAAACTGAATCGTATAATTAAcagtttaaattaaaaataaactttAATCACATAAAGGAGGTTGAGTTGGTCACAATTTTGAGCCTAATCTAACCCAAATTGACCATGAAACAAAAAATTGGCATTAGTTATCTAATCCactatttaaaacattttagaaTAAAAGATAATAAATTTCCCTgaagtttgacaaaaagacaatgaaattccctgagatttcaaaaattttaaatttttgaacctCATCTAAAGTTTCATAAATCTCAGGAACCTCtcttgaggtttgtcaaaaagacacaaaactccctttatattttatgaaaaagacaaattttttagAAGATATAtgtgtctttttgtcaaacctcaggaGAGGTTTATGACATTTTGGTAACTTCAGGGGAGGTTTGTGACATTCTTGAAACCTCAGGAAGGTCTctatctttttaccaaatctcaagGTAGGTGAATGTCTTTTGCCCAAtatcttgaaaaaaataaatactttttatttttgacaAGTCTCTTTATGAGTACTTGCATTGATAAGTagtagttgacttatacttaaataACTATTTTTACtacaaaaacaaaattttaaaattagtttataaaaacaatttttttaaaaaaatatttatttgaaaaattatttacaataaataattctaaatatttttagataaatatattttttaaaatatatttttaataagtAGTTCCAACCTATCCGAATACGGGTTCTCTCTAGTCTCCGTAACATTGCCACTAATTGCTGCCGTTGCTGATATGCTGGTTCTCTCCGTCTCTTCCTTTCCTTCCTCCTCCCTCCGACTGTGAGCTCCAATGAATCCTCCAGCTCCATTTTCCCATCCATTCTTCACTCTCCTCCCTCAAAAtcccaacctaaaccctaacccaaattTTTTCCAGTCTTTTCCCCAGAATCCGGCGCCTCCCTTTCAAGCCACCATCTCCACTGTTCCTCCAACCACTACCGATCTCTCCACTACCCTTCAAACCCTCAAAGGCCTCATTCACCTCTCTGAAACAACCATAAACTCCCTCTCCTCCCCTCTCCTTCACTCCACGAGCCTAAATGACGCTGTTCTCTGCCCCTGCCCCTTTAATCCCCATCACCGCATGCCCCCGGAGTCGCTCTTTGTCCATTGCCTCCGTTGCCCGTCTTCCAATTCCCCTGTTGACCCCTCCCTTCTCGACTCCCTTCAGTACCCGAAAACTTTAAGGTCAGAGGCCGAACTGCGCGAGCAAAATCGTTTCGTTCAAACCCTTCGTGATCCCGCCACCGAACTTTGCTTTTCACTGGATGATTATGTAGATTTCACTTCAAATTTCTTTTACCGAGATTGCCCGGGCGCCGTTTGTTCATTAGATCAAGATGGTGTCGGTACCAGTAGGACTTTTACGCTTCCAGGGGTTCTATCGGTCGAATGTGCGAATTTCATTGGTAATGGCGGTGGAGAACTTAAGGGGATTGGAATGGACTCTCTGAGATTTCTTCCTTCGGAATTATGGACTGTTAGAGGTGAAATTGAGCTGTGGAGTGATTATCCTAATATTTATTCGTATGGTGTTCTCCAGGCAATTTTGTGCTCGCTGATCGTTAAAGAGTCTGATTTGCTTAGATGGGTAGTTTCCAATTCGCCTAGGTATGGTATTGTGATTGATGCACCTATGAGTGATCATATATTTTTGCTTTTTAGACTTTGTCTGAAAGCAGTTGTGAGGGAAGCCATTGGTTTTGCGGGGTTGTTTAGTAGAGAGTTGAACGGGCAAGATGTAGAGCTTAATGTGAAGACTATGAGTTTTAAATGCCCCATTTTGTTTGAAGTATTGACGTGGTTAGCAGCACAGCTATCTGTTTTATATGGGGAAATGAATGCAAAGATTTTTTCTGTTAACCTACTTAAGCAGTGCTTATTAAAAGCTATGTTGCATTTGTTGCTGTTTTCATCAGAGCAGCGTGTGACAGATGACAATGTCAAACCTGAAGGGTCACATGAGAAACAAGCAGGGTGTGAACAAGGTAGAATAATGGGTAAAACTATTGATTGCAGGAATATTTTTGTGTCTCAGATAGCAGCAGCTGTTGCTGCATTACATGAAAGATCTCTGCTTGAAGAAAAAATCAAATGGCTACGGTTTTCAAAGCCATCTACAAGCTATCAGCGGTATTTTTCTAATTATAAATCGTTTTCTATCATTATTTCCCTTTTTATGTCACCAGTAAATGGGTCATGTGTGTTGCATGTGATGGCAAATTACTCTGGACTTAAATAATTCTTAATTtagtttagatttattttttaaaacatattgaTAATGCATTGTTGATAATTAAGTTTATAAGTCGAAGTAAGAATTGTTTTTGAAACATAGGAACACAATAAATCCTAAAATGTACGATCTGATACAACAGGAATACACTAATTAAAGTAGtagtataatattatatttaaatatattaaatattacaaatactaaattttaatactttcataatattatatatgaaaaattaataaataaagtgcatcttcttcttttattttgattttgtaaaaaaatatcaaatatatGACTTCTCCAATTGAAAATATCTaagtttatattattttttgaaaaccataaatttctactgctcttttttttttttagctaattttttttatgaataaaaaaataaaatcagtttataatatattattttgttaAGTCTTAAGCATGTTTAAAATTGTTGAAGGAGTTCAAATAGTGGCAATGAAGTGTTGGAGAAGTATCATACATGTaagatatatttttaaattatagatGTGTTTATGATGTGTGAGATGCGTGTCAAAGAAATGTCCAAAAAGTGCCAATTTATAGATATGACATGCGCACAATACTCTCACATAAGTGCTAGCACTACATGATTTTGCAATGACTAAAATATGGCACCTATAACATATAatgttaaaattatatttttaaaattaaaatcataataAGATTAAAAATGTTTACACAAAtttagaagaaaattttaaattttatttctataaCATTGCAACATAGTTATCTAGggttaatttaaataaattttaggaTAAAATACATTGACCTCTTTAAGATTTGGCAAAATTACGCCGACCtctcctaaggtttcaaaaatctcacatACCTCTCATGTTCTTGATAGTTGATTTTTGGGACACTTGTACCCCTCGTCTTCCTTCAAAATATTAGAGGAGATCTACGTGTTTTTTGCTAGAGTTCAAGGAAGGAGGTCCATGGGATTTTTGGTCTGTGGGATTTTTGAGACCTCAAGAGAGATCAaagtctttttgtcaaatcttatgGGAAGTTTATGGAATTTTTGAAACATTAGGGGAGGTCAACATTGTTTGCTCAAAATATTAAACAAAGTGACAGTTTGCTCAAAATTTTAAACAAAGTGATAATACCTTGTCATGGTTATACTTATTTTGATTTTACAATTACAATATACTAGTGTAGTGCATGTGCATTGCGCATGTTGTCGCATTTTATTTACGACTACTGAAGTTAGGCTTTGGGTACTTACATTTACATCTACAACAAAAgtataattttcaagaaaaaatttcaTTGACCTATAACTATAATATCTTGATCACAATTCTTTAAGAGTGGAAGCGAAATAAAAACAAATGTTCTATCCCATTTTCAACTACTAAATTTGTATTAAGAAATCctttttcctcaaaattttcttgaCTTGATCACAAGATCCATATgcatgaaatttcaaaaaaaaaaaaaaaaaaatctagatgttttattatattttcatcGTTTGACaaaatcacatgcaaatattttaCTTTTTATCTTGTCATTTCTATCAACTTAAAAGGATCTCTTATACAAGGGAGAAAAGCTTTAGGTTGTGCACAAAAAGAATGAAAACCACATAACAATGGTCAAATATCTACTCAAAGGATCAATTTTGTTAATCAAAATACATATCCAAGAGCAAGCTCGTGTAAGATCAAAGTGAGGTCATTGGCCAATGACATCATTGGTGCTGGCCGGATCAATAAAGTTTCAAGAACTACATGCATTAGGTGAACGATTGATAGCATGAGAGGCATACTTAAAAACAGTGGCAATGGCAACAATCTCTTCCCTTAGTACCTTAAATGCCTCACCTTCCCTATTGTTAAAACTGGCTCCTAAACAGAGTTCAACCACCTTGCTCCATGAATTAACTTTGATTAGTGAGTCATGGCTCCAAGATACTGCATAAACAATGTTTTGTCAAACATATGGTGTTTTATCATTCAAAAATTATGACCATGTTTTATTTATTGGGAAAAAATAGGGAATTGTTAGTTCAATATCGAGATTTAATTGTAGGGTCCCTGTGCATTATGCATTACCAAGACTTGGAGAAAAACGAATTCATAGTGAACAATTCTGCAGAATATTATTTAAGGGAAGGAATGGTATATAATATCTCAAGAGAAGTCCATGAATAAAGTTAATATTCCACCAGCAATCCATTCTTCAATAGTTGAATTCCCATCCTAGAGATGGAGTGAAAAATAGTTATGAAAAATATCTCAATAACAAGCTAAAATGATGCTGATACTTTGTAGGCAAAGTGGAGTATGCATTATTAGATCAAAGAGTCTATTTATACAAGTGATATGAACAAGATCGTCCATAGCTAGGGCAGAAGGCACAAGCGGTTGTCAATCTTTCGAATTCCACAAGTAATAGCAAGAATTAAGGTGGTAGTTGTTGATGTTTGGTTTGTCACAATTATTGCATGTAAAGGTTAATGGTGAAGTTGGGTAGTAGAAAAGGtggataaatttgaaaatatgagGATTGAGCCGACAACTGGTGAAGATTGAAAGGTTTGGGCATTCAATTTGGGTTTTGGGACACgtgtgaaattttaattttttatgaataCAAGATCAAGGGTATAGTTGGCATTATGATTTTTGTCACTTTGAGAACTTCCATATATTTTCCTTGTCTTTTAGCTATAGGAGTAGTTAAATTTACTAGTAGATCACATTGTTCTTAGAATTAAATTTTGAAAGGCAAAACTTATACACTATAACAAAGATTGGGACAATCCTTAGTGTCTTTGTATCCCATGTCTGTGAGTTAGTttttttgattgataaatattaaaataatatttaatttacttAATAAGTGGTGCATGGGATCCATTAGTGAAATTCATTAGTTTGACACACAATTCGAATAGCTATCATTAGTTAAACATTTACATAAATTGTGACCTGTTTGTTAAAATCTTTACATTTGTCTTttagatttatgattttatttcaataataatctttTAGATGTTAAATTATTGTTCCATTTGAATATATTGGTTACTTTAGAATAGGTTAGGAAAAATATAAGACTTGAGAGGTATATCTAAAATAACTTTTTAGACTTGatttttttgcatttttgttaaatttaattttttaataaatgttTTGTCAGATTTTTAAAAGACAAGGATATTTTTGTTGCATAAATGATTTACACTATTTGTACTTTTACATATAGTATAGaattacatatatatttatttacactATTCATACTTTTATGTATagtaactccgcctgtgatgcacttaatatcctaatttttttcacacacagccggtcccaagcctgGGTTAAGGAGGAgagttgtgttaggtagctgataagccagcgtaaaatttgttagatcacAATGATATGGACCTTTACTGattatttgctggggcgtcccctacgagcgacgcgttgcacttgaaccgcCCGGGTgaagcgaaaagtgggcgagggtgggctaggtcgtcaccccgaagcgacgcgccatgtcagcgcccgggtacggtgtcaaatatgtgagggttcctgcattattctggacgtgggcaggtaaagacgttagtttaggaaactagaattagattagcaacttggaatatagggacacttacgggtaaaagcacggaaattgtggatacaatgattagaagaaaaattaaataatttgccttcaagaaactaagtgggtggggaagAAAGCTAaggaaatcgataaatcaggatttaactttggtacactggataagaaaaacataagaatggagtaggcattattatatacaaaaacttaaaagatagcgttgtggatgtaactagcgtaagggatagaattataaaaatcaagatggtattaggacaagagataataaatatcattagtgcttatgctcctcaagttggcttagcagaaaatcttaagagacaattttgggaagatatagatagtattatacaaggcataccaggaattgagaaaatatttataggaggagatttgaatggacacgttggaagagataataaaaattatgagaggttGCATAGAGGAtgtggatatggagacaaaaatgagtgtagggagatgatcttagactttgctatgtcatatgattttagtataatgaatacttactttaagaagagagaagaacacttaataatctttaaaagtagacaaaatagaagtcaaatagatttttttttgactaggagggtagatcgtttatcatgcaagaattgtaaagttattccaggtgaaagcctaaccacacaacatagagtcttagtgttagatatatatattaaaaaatggaagaaaaaggataaaataaactagtgtaggagaactagatggtggaacctaaaaggagaaaatataataaaatttaaagataaaatgatcaaagatggggattggaccttagaggatgggatagatacaaatactctttggaatagattagctagctctattaaaaagatagtaaaatagattttaggtgaattaaggggaagattctcgaatagcaaagagagttggtggtgggataaagatgtacaaaaaatcataaagataaaaagaatttggtataaaacgtggcaaaaatgtagaaacagagacaactttgaaaaatataaggaggcaagaagaGATGCAAAAAggaccgttagtgaagctaaatataggtcatttaatagtttgtatgataaattaggtacaaaagaaggggaaagatatatatttaaactttgctaaaactagagaaaggaagagtaaggacttaggaaatgtaaaatgtataaaaagtgaggatgatattgtcttggtgaaggatgaagatattaaagaaagatggcgaagttactttagtaagttgtttaacgaaaaccaaatagaaggcttaaacttagaattgtcaaatgaggaaaatactaaaaatataagatttatatgcaaaattagagttaatgaagttaagtttgcactaaaaaagatgaaaaatgggaaagctatgagaccggataacatcccaattgaagtttggaaatgcttgggtgataacagaattatatggttaactaatttatttaatacaattgtaaatacTAAGAAAATTCCAgacgaatggaggaaaaacactttaatacctatatacaaaaataaaagagatattcaaaattgtaataactatcgtggaattaaacttatgagtcatacgatgaaactatgggaaatggtagttgaacaaagattaaggttagaaacgaagatctcaaaaaatcaatttggttttatgcatgGGAGATCtacaacagaagctatttatcttttaagaagattaatgaaaaagtttagggaaaagaagagggacttgaatatgatatttattgaccttgagaaagcatatgataggatacctagggaagttctatggtgggttttagaaaaaaaagggcgTATGTTGTaagtataccgatgtcattaaggacatgtacgatggagtaatgactagtgtaaggactataaatggagaaattagagaatttccaattactataggtgtacatcaaggatctgctttgagtccttatctttttgctttagtgatggaccaattgactaagagtattcaaaaggaggttccatggtgtatgttttttgcagatgatattgtattaattgacgaaactagggacggagtagaggccgagttagaattatggagagaatctttggaatctagaggctttaggataagtagaaataaaacagaatatatgaaatgtagtttTAGTAATGAtatgaggaatattggagacaaagttaaacttgatgatgaagaaataaatagcacttgtagatttcgataccttggatttattatgcaagctaaaggataaattgaagatgatgtaatgcatagagttaaagtaggttgggtaaaatgacgaagtgtttcaagtgtgatatgtgatcgtagaatacccttaaaattgaaagggaagttttataggacagctataagaccggctatgctatatggatcggaatgctgggtaacgaagaaacataatatccaaaatgtaaaagttgccgagatgagaatgcttagatggatgagtggtataacattgaaagataaattaaggaatgaacatattcgtggtaagttaggtgtagcttctatagaagataagataagggagggatgactagtgagtaaggatttaatatccttgaatttatcaaaagaaatggtccatgatcgcataaattggcagaaaatgattcatatagccgaccccacttagtgggactaaggcttggttttgttgtgttGTGTACTTTTTATGTATATTATGGATTTACATCTTTGTTATGGTGTATTTAGCATTTTATGATACACAATTTCGAAGAGTTACAAGTGTGGAATGAGGTTATTACTAGAAGTAAAAATACAGTTTTTGACAAGTGTTTGTAttttgtgtgttattattattattatttgttagaATTGAGAAGTGTCTTTGACACAAAATTTTCCAAGGAATATTTGTATGTGTTCAATTTTGTGATTATTGTGGCCTTCTTGCACATCTTTTCATCTCTTTCAGTTTGTTATAGAATAAAGTCTAGTGTGTCTCATGATACAATGTGGTAATTTTTTGCAACATAAGGCAGAAGTTTCAACATGATTTTGCTACTACTACTGTGATGCTATTTGATTTCTCTTAAATAGTAGTATCACTATTAAATAGTAACTGCATTATTTAATGATAATAACATGTGTTTAACCATATGTATGCTTCTCATTTTGTTTTGCAAGTGGTAATAGATTTTTTGTGGTATCTTTTTAGTCAAGAATTATGTGGACATGCAAATTaaagctaataatctcaaaacaTAGGTCGAATGAAGAGGAATTTGCCTTGGTTGCCTTATCTGAGACTATTTGGCATGCTTGGGTAATGATATTGGAGTATATTAATTTAATCTCTTTGGCATTGTTTGTGACCAGGCTTTTTCTTTATTGCAATTGCATACAATAATCATTTGATGAGTTTGTTCACAAAGGTATCCAACATGGCTAATGTTCGTCCAATCTCCGATGCCCTAGTCAAAGTAATATTTGTTTAGCATCCCACATGATAGCATCCCTCGGGTGGTTCTAATACCAAATGTCGTGGTCTCAGGCACAACTCCGATGAGGTATTATTCATATTGGCCCATTGACCTCACAATTTTGTCTTATAAAAGGCGCTTCACATAGTTGGAACGCAAAaacatccttataagcccaaggtTTCCCTAGTACACATATGATGTGAGATTGTGACATTCTCTCTCATCCAATCTTTGATGCCCTAGTTAGAGTACTTTTGTGTAGCGtcccacatgatagtacccccatGTGGTTTTCGATACCAAATAGCATAGTTTCGGGCCCAACTCCAGGAGGTGTTGTTTGTTTTGGCTCATTGACCTTACAATTTTGTCTTATAAAAGGTGTTTCACATAGTTGGAGGCCAAATCCTTATAAGCTCAAAatttccctagtacacatccgatgtgagAATATGACATTCTTTCCCGTCCAACCTTTGATGCCCTCGTTGGAATATTTCTATGCAGCCtcccacatgatagtacccctaGGGTGGCTTTGATATCAAATATTACGGTCTTGGGCTCATCTTCGGTGAGGGATTGTCCGTTTTGGCCCACTAGCATCACaattttgtcctataaaagacgCCTCACATAGTTAGAGGCCAAACCATCCTTACAAGCCCAAGATTTCCTTAGTACACATTTGATGCAGGACTGTGACAGCTAACAATGCATGGCATACCATTTTTACATAGGTAAAAAAAATTCTAATGGGTGAAGGAGAAAGGTATGCAACTACACAAGTTGGAGTGCATTGACTCAGAGGTATGGAAAGAAAGCTACCAAAGAGCTGCTTGAATCCCTTGGCAATTTGTAAATCAATCAATGAAACTGCCCATAAGAGAAGCTAAAGCGTAAAGAGAAGTAATAAAAGCCACTCTAACCCACCAGAAGAAGAGGGTGTAATTTGATTCTTAATCTTTATTTAAGCATTCCTTTTGTTCCAAATAACTTTGAAGAAACTACAGCCTTTTAAATAATCTTCTCCAATGCAAAAGACTTTGATGTCGGGAAATATAACAGATGTGAAAGAAAAGATTTAGATGAAAAAAGACAATAATATCCCATAGCCTGGTATGGATTTTAGGTCAAGTATGAGGACCAAATGGATCAAGAATTGACATCAAATTAACAAGTTCATCCACTAATTaagattttgggaaaaaaaattgaatgagtACTAGGTCGAAGTTGATGAACAAATGGATCAAGAAGACAACAATATTCAAGTCAACAAGTTCATCTACCTTCCATTCAAAAAAAGTTCTACTATCTCTTAttagaatttttaagaaaatgaaaatccTGTGTGAGAATTCCCTTCCGAAGAATAGAAAAGAAGCGATTGAAGCCTTATCTAAGCATGAAAGTCTATAGTAATGAGGAAGCAAAGCACACTTAACTCGCAAAGAAgcatctccaacccaagaatctaAAAAACGAATTGTTTTGGACTCCCTCATTTACTACATCCAAAGTTTggaatttgagattttgataaattttggacgACTCATGGAAATTTCAAAGGGAATTTTGTAAGATGAAAAATATACGTCTAGTTGATTTCAAAGGTGTTGGAAAGTGGAAACTTCAATGCAAATTTTGACAATTTAAAAGCATGCTTTCTTCTCAAACTATAATGGGTGGAAGGGAGAGGGCAGATTTCATCCCTCTGTGCAAGGTCATACAACTGTTGCCTTTGGAAGTCTATTAACGAAGGATGGAGGAATTCCTACGCATCAAACTTGACATAGGAATGTCAAATTATTTCGTTTTGGAATGAATGGCATGCCAGTTTCTCTTTTGCCaatcatttcttaatttatttcattAAGCCTCTGGTCAGGAGGCCTCAGTTATGTTAattggtgtatatatatatatatatatatatatatatatacataaagagagagagagagagagagagagagagagagagagagcaagagagagagagagataatattGCTCTAATCTCAAATTTATCATTGTGGAATTGCTGATTAACTCATGTCTACAATTTTTGTAGGAGCTTAGACCTACCTGGATTTATTATATGGGATATATGGCAGGATCCTAGATCAATCCCTGAGATGTTCCAAAGAGTTTTGGCTCTGGCTGTAGGCAAAAGAAGCTCAATCCTCCAGCCCTAGTGTGGTCAAGTTTTTATCACTTAATTTGTGATACATGTTATCCTTTGCCTCCCTTACGTTGGCCACTAGTTGCATTATTTGGCATGCTGACATCCCTTTTCTCATTGGGCTAATGTGGCATCCTTCATTGGACAATGACAGCAAACACATTGTACCAATATAA
It contains:
- the LOC131154224 gene encoding U11/U12 small nuclear ribonucleoprotein 48 kDa protein; translation: MNPPAPFSHPFFTLLPQNPNLNPNPNFFQSFPQNPAPPFQATISTVPPTTTDLSTTLQTLKGLIHLSETTINSLSSPLLHSTSLNDAVLCPCPFNPHHRMPPESLFVHCLRCPSSNSPVDPSLLDSLQYPKTLRSEAELREQNRFVQTLRDPATELCFSLDDYVDFTSNFFYRDCPGAVCSLDQDGVGTSRTFTLPGVLSVECANFIGNGGGELKGIGMDSLRFLPSELWTVRGEIELWSDYPNIYSYGVLQAILCSLIVKESDLLRWVVSNSPRYGIVIDAPMSDHIFLLFRLCLKAVVREAIGFAGLFSRELNGQDVELNVKTMSFKCPILFEVLTWLAAQLSVLYGEMNAKIFSVNLLKQCLLKAMLHLLLFSSEQRVTDDNVKPEGSHEKQAGCEQGRIMGKTIDCRNIFVSQIAAAVAALHERSLLEEKIKWLRFSKPSTSYQRIAEHEYFSKRADEERQGRSNYRPILEHDGLLWQRPQSQGTSIIKTREELLAEERDYKRRRMSYRGKKMKRTTTQVMRDIIEEYMEEIKQAGGIGCFVKGADKGAMFPSEQIFAHDVTTNADELKKSGYHPSEASMGQHHDHSRRSHSDYHFKPTRFGDASPKDYDKEKRNTHGHDGHLENRRTSKDRCGGEYYSRSAEKHRNHGRLHEWNGYQREQDDMKVSRTKHHEISRTSTEFHDSRSYSPTYSVSNSTVRKDSGRSEIKDRRRRNTYRSDRSDSVIRSPFDDRYDPSESRDMYDDDISSGRK